One genomic window of Sphingomonas ginsengisoli An et al. 2013 includes the following:
- a CDS encoding SDR family NAD(P)-dependent oxidoreductase, producing MTSLVIGASGGIGAALAARLAAVESTHTLSRSAGEIDLTDEASIAAAAERVRPNAPFDRIIVATGLLHDDESGPEKSLRELTADKLARSFAVNAIGPTLCARYFLPLLARDGRFAALSARVGSIGDNRLGGWYGYRASKAALNQLIRTAAIEWAHSRPAALCVTLHPGTVDTAMSRPFQRGVAPERLFTPADAAERMLAVLDALTPADSGGCFDWAGRRVAP from the coding sequence ATGACTTCGTTGGTGATCGGCGCCTCGGGCGGGATTGGTGCGGCGCTAGCCGCCCGCCTCGCTGCCGTTGAGTCGACGCATACCCTTTCGCGCTCGGCGGGGGAGATCGACCTTACCGACGAGGCGAGCATTGCCGCCGCCGCCGAGCGTGTCCGCCCCAACGCGCCGTTCGACCGGATCATCGTCGCCACCGGGCTACTTCATGACGACGAGAGCGGCCCCGAAAAGTCGTTGCGCGAGCTGACCGCCGATAAACTGGCGCGGAGTTTTGCGGTAAATGCAATCGGGCCCACTCTGTGCGCGCGCTACTTCCTGCCTTTGTTGGCGCGCGACGGCCGCTTCGCCGCGCTGTCGGCGCGGGTCGGGAGCATCGGCGACAATCGGCTAGGCGGCTGGTACGGCTATCGGGCGTCCAAGGCGGCGCTCAACCAGCTGATCCGCACCGCCGCCATCGAGTGGGCGCACTCCCGGCCCGCGGCGCTCTGCGTCACCCTCCACCCCGGCACGGTCGACACGGCCATGAGCCGCCCGTTCCAGCGCGGGGTCGCGCCCGAACGGCTGTTCACCCCCGCCGACGCGGCGGAGCGCATGCTCGCGGTGCTCGACGCGCTGACCCCGGCCGATAGCGGCGGCTGCTTCGACTGGGCGGGAAGGCGGGTCGCGCCATGA
- the hspQ gene encoding heat shock protein HspQ yields the protein MTVDPSAPPVARARFGIGEVVRHRLLDFRGVIFDVDPVFANSDEWYESIPAEIRPAKNQPFYHLLAENAESSYVAYVSQQNLIADEDDEPIDHPAIDGLFDAFEPGRYRLKPEHRH from the coding sequence ATGACTGTCGATCCCTCCGCCCCGCCGGTCGCGCGCGCCCGCTTCGGGATCGGCGAAGTGGTGCGGCATCGCCTGCTCGACTTCCGCGGGGTGATTTTCGACGTCGATCCCGTCTTCGCCAATTCGGACGAATGGTACGAATCGATCCCGGCCGAGATCCGGCCGGCCAAGAACCAGCCCTTCTACCATCTGCTCGCCGAGAATGCGGAGAGCAGCTACGTCGCCTATGTCAGCCAGCAGAATCTGATCGCCGACGAAGATGATGAGCCGATCGACCATCCGGCGATCGACGGCCTGTTCGATGCGTTCGAGCCGGGGCGCTACCGCCTGAAGCCCGAGCACCGCCACTAG
- a CDS encoding TonB-dependent receptor plug domain-containing protein, giving the protein MTGLTKRVLLASLSTFAFTTAASAQSTTQTSPAAQDATGATQANDERAAADNTVVVTGTRTANRTVANSPVPVDVIGSDAIVHTGQTETNRILNQLVPSFNFPQPSIADGSDSLRPATLRGLAPDQTLVLVNGKRRHVSALLNVNGTVGRGSAAVDLNLIPGIAISRVEVLRDGAAAQYGSDAIAGVINIQLKSADHGGRVSLTYGEYWTSLKDVANITGLQTDASGQPILGTDPRYFLANSDGNRTAHDGTQATLAANLGLPLGSRGFVNVSGEVRVRDRTNRAGYDLRPNYNRVGSGPFDPREVNFNRLEFRFGDPDTTDYTLFVNSGYDLTPDWQLYAFGSYGHRNATSAANYRQQSAAANRDFSVLSPSTTPTSANFVPLTPDGFLPLVKTQLRDYSAIGGLRGTVAGFKADFSLGRGYDKFDYAVDDTLNTSFGPASPRNFDAGGLRYGQWLVNADFSQDYNVGFAKPLTLAFGAEHRRERFQIRPGQLESYALGPYFRPAITTTSANCATQGGVYNTTTGVCSFPGRQAAAGAQGFPGIPASSATNAKRHSWAAYAELDTDPLPGVTTTLAGRFEHYSDFGSTVNGKFAARWEFIPGYAIRGAISNGFRAPSLHQQYFTTTSTNFINGVPVDIATLSVGAPAAVALGAKPLKPEKSVNLSLGATANPLRGLTFTADYYHIKIKDRIVLTETLGNGGTGNTAAVQSQVTTLLQTLGFPQVAAARFFINGVDTTTKGIDLVAAYNWRAGDFGKWTLTAAYNRNKTSIDKRLAAPGALAQIPNIVLFGRVEGIRFTDGQPRDKIVLSADGDLGPVGITARTTRYGKVISPGATNPISDPTSLTAYGPDDIFLGRKWVTDAEVRWKPAKGIEFALGANNLFDVYPDRSPFGLRPSSVGGSYPANQEYIPYSIFSPFGFNGRFVYGRVSADF; this is encoded by the coding sequence ATGACCGGACTGACCAAGCGGGTGCTGCTTGCTTCGCTGAGCACCTTTGCCTTCACCACCGCCGCATCGGCGCAATCGACCACGCAGACCTCGCCCGCGGCGCAGGACGCGACCGGCGCTACCCAGGCGAATGACGAGAGGGCGGCCGCCGACAATACGGTGGTGGTGACCGGCACCCGTACCGCCAACCGCACCGTCGCCAACAGCCCGGTGCCGGTCGACGTGATCGGCTCGGACGCGATCGTCCACACCGGCCAGACCGAGACCAACCGGATCCTCAACCAGCTGGTCCCCTCCTTCAACTTCCCCCAGCCGTCGATCGCCGACGGCTCGGATTCGCTGCGCCCCGCTACCTTGCGCGGGCTCGCCCCCGACCAGACGCTGGTGCTGGTCAACGGCAAGCGCCGCCACGTCTCCGCGCTGCTCAACGTCAATGGGACGGTCGGGCGCGGCAGCGCGGCGGTGGACCTGAACCTCATCCCGGGAATCGCGATCAGCCGCGTCGAGGTGCTGCGCGACGGCGCCGCCGCGCAATATGGCTCGGACGCGATCGCCGGGGTCATCAACATCCAGCTCAAGAGCGCCGACCATGGCGGGCGGGTCAGCCTGACCTACGGCGAATATTGGACCTCGCTCAAGGATGTCGCCAACATCACCGGCTTGCAGACCGATGCGTCGGGCCAGCCGATCCTCGGCACCGACCCACGCTATTTCCTCGCCAACAGCGACGGCAACCGCACCGCCCACGACGGCACCCAGGCGACGCTCGCTGCCAACCTTGGCCTGCCGCTCGGCAGCCGCGGCTTCGTCAACGTTTCGGGCGAGGTGCGCGTGCGCGACCGCACCAACCGCGCCGGCTATGACTTGAGGCCCAATTACAACCGGGTCGGGAGCGGTCCGTTCGATCCGCGCGAAGTCAACTTCAACCGGCTCGAGTTCCGCTTCGGCGATCCCGACACCACCGACTACACGCTGTTCGTCAACTCGGGCTACGACCTCACCCCCGACTGGCAGCTCTACGCCTTCGGCTCCTACGGACATCGCAACGCCACCAGCGCGGCCAATTACCGCCAGCAGTCGGCCGCGGCGAACCGCGACTTCTCGGTGCTGAGTCCGTCGACCACGCCGACCTCGGCCAATTTCGTGCCGCTAACCCCGGACGGCTTCCTGCCGCTGGTCAAGACGCAGCTGCGCGATTATTCGGCGATCGGCGGACTGCGCGGCACGGTGGCCGGGTTCAAGGCCGACTTCTCGCTCGGCCGCGGTTACGACAAGTTCGACTATGCGGTCGACGACACGCTCAATACCTCGTTCGGCCCGGCCAGCCCGCGCAACTTCGACGCCGGCGGGCTGCGCTACGGCCAGTGGCTGGTCAACGCCGACTTCAGCCAGGACTATAATGTCGGCTTCGCCAAGCCGCTGACGCTGGCGTTCGGCGCCGAGCATCGCCGCGAGCGCTTCCAGATCCGCCCTGGCCAGCTCGAATCCTACGCGCTCGGACCCTATTTCCGCCCGGCGATCACGACTACCTCGGCCAACTGCGCGACGCAGGGCGGCGTCTACAACACCACCACCGGTGTCTGCAGCTTCCCGGGCCGCCAGGCGGCCGCGGGTGCGCAGGGCTTTCCCGGCATCCCGGCCTCGAGCGCGACCAACGCCAAGCGCCACAGCTGGGCGGCCTATGCCGAGCTCGACACTGATCCGCTGCCCGGCGTCACGACCACGCTGGCGGGCCGCTTCGAGCATTACTCCGACTTCGGCTCGACGGTGAACGGCAAGTTCGCCGCGCGCTGGGAGTTCATCCCGGGCTATGCGATCCGCGGCGCGATCTCGAACGGCTTCCGCGCCCCCTCGCTCCACCAGCAATATTTCACCACCACCTCGACCAACTTCATCAACGGCGTACCGGTCGACATCGCCACGCTGTCGGTCGGGGCGCCGGCCGCGGTGGCTCTGGGTGCCAAGCCCTTGAAGCCCGAGAAGTCGGTCAATTTGAGCCTCGGCGCGACCGCCAACCCGCTGCGCGGGCTGACCTTCACCGCCGATTACTACCACATCAAGATCAAGGACCGGATCGTCCTCACCGAGACGCTGGGCAATGGCGGCACCGGCAACACCGCCGCGGTCCAGTCGCAGGTCACTACCCTGCTGCAGACGCTCGGCTTCCCGCAGGTCGCCGCCGCGCGCTTCTTCATCAACGGCGTCGATACCACCACCAAGGGCATCGATCTGGTCGCCGCCTACAATTGGCGCGCGGGGGACTTCGGCAAGTGGACGCTGACCGCCGCCTACAACCGCAACAAGACCAGCATCGACAAGCGGCTGGCGGCGCCGGGCGCGCTGGCGCAAATCCCCAACATCGTCCTGTTCGGACGGGTCGAGGGCATCCGCTTCACCGACGGCCAGCCGCGCGACAAGATCGTGCTCAGCGCCGACGGCGACCTAGGCCCGGTCGGGATCACCGCCCGCACCACCCGCTACGGCAAGGTCATCTCGCCCGGCGCGACCAATCCGATCAGCGATCCGACCAGCCTCACTGCTTACGGTCCCGACGATATCTTCCTCGGCCGCAAGTGGGTGACCGACGCCGAGGTCCGCTGGAAGCCGGCCAAGGGAATCGAGTTCGCGCTCGGCGCCAACAATCTGTTCGACGTCTATCCCGATCGCTCGCCGTTCGGGCTGCGGCCGAGCAGCGTCGGTGGATCGTACCCGGCGAACCAGGAATATATCCCTTACTCGATCTTCTCGCCGTTCGGGTTCAACGGACGCTTCGTCTACGGACGGGTGTCGGCGGACTTCTAA
- the rplU gene encoding 50S ribosomal protein L21, with product MFAIVRTGGKQYRVAPGDKIVVEKMDGNAGDKITLGDVLLAGDGSDLKSVEGLTVAAEIVAQAKGEKVVVFKKRRRHNYRRKKGHRQQHTILRITAVGDQKSEQGAKKKAKPAADETAAPAATAPAPAKAESKPKAAAKPAPKNAVSSEGVAKADAGTKATHDVSTSDAAPAKKTKKAPAAKKTEEK from the coding sequence ATGTTCGCAATCGTGCGCACGGGCGGCAAGCAGTATCGCGTTGCCCCCGGAGACAAGATCGTCGTCGAGAAGATGGACGGTAATGCCGGCGACAAGATCACCTTGGGTGACGTGCTGCTGGCGGGCGATGGTTCGGACCTCAAGAGCGTCGAGGGCCTGACAGTCGCGGCCGAGATCGTCGCGCAGGCGAAGGGCGAGAAGGTCGTCGTCTTCAAGAAGCGCCGCCGCCACAATTATCGCCGCAAGAAGGGCCATCGCCAGCAGCACACGATCCTGCGGATCACCGCGGTGGGCGATCAGAAGTCCGAGCAGGGCGCCAAGAAGAAGGCCAAGCCGGCCGCCGACGAGACCGCCGCTCCGGCCGCGACTGCTCCGGCGCCCGCCAAGGCCGAGAGCAAGCCCAAGGCAGCGGCCAAGCCGGCGCCGAAGAATGCGGTCAGCAGCGAGGGTGTCGCCAAGGCTGACGCCGGCACCAAGGCGACGCACGACGTGTCGACTTCCGATGCTGCGCCTGCTAAGAAGACCAAGAAGGCCCCCGCGGCCAAGAAGACCGAAGAGAAGTAA
- the rpmA gene encoding 50S ribosomal protein L27: protein MAHKKAGGSSRNGRDSQSKRLGVKKFGGEQVLAGNIIVRQRGTKWYPGNNVGLGKDHTLFALTDGQVEFRDGLLGRKYVHVAAFMPAMDAAE, encoded by the coding sequence ATGGCACATAAGAAGGCTGGCGGCTCGTCACGGAACGGCCGCGACTCGCAGAGCAAGCGCCTGGGCGTGAAGAAGTTTGGCGGTGAGCAGGTGCTCGCCGGCAACATCATCGTGCGTCAACGCGGCACCAAGTGGTATCCGGGCAACAATGTTGGCCTGGGCAAGGACCACACGCTGTTCGCGCTGACCGACGGCCAAGTCGAGTTCCGCGACGGCCTGCTTGGCCGAAAGTATGTCCACGTCGCGGCGTTTATGCCGGCGATGGACGCTGCCGAATAG
- a CDS encoding GNAT family N-acetyltransferase: MLRPGWAEDAPALAQALADEQIVRNLAVVPWPYGLKEAEAFLGAPKDPCLPSFLLYARTASAPELIGSCGLVRRPSGAVELGYWIARPHWNQGYATEAATQLVEIARTLGLRRLAAFHFLDNPASGRVLEKLGFVPTGLVGPRFSCGRGAEAPARQLALSLVEKAERLAA; the protein is encoded by the coding sequence TTGCTGAGACCCGGCTGGGCCGAGGACGCCCCGGCTCTCGCCCAGGCGCTCGCCGACGAGCAGATCGTTCGCAACCTCGCGGTCGTGCCCTGGCCCTATGGGCTGAAGGAAGCCGAGGCCTTCCTCGGCGCGCCCAAGGATCCGTGCCTGCCGAGCTTCTTGCTCTACGCCCGCACCGCCAGCGCGCCCGAGCTAATCGGCTCGTGCGGGCTGGTGCGACGGCCCTCGGGCGCGGTCGAACTCGGCTATTGGATTGCGCGGCCGCACTGGAACCAGGGCTATGCGACCGAGGCGGCGACCCAGCTCGTCGAGATCGCCCGCACCCTCGGGCTCCGGCGGCTCGCGGCGTTCCACTTCCTCGATAATCCGGCGAGCGGCCGGGTGCTCGAGAAGCTCGGCTTCGTCCCCACCGGGCTGGTCGGCCCGCGCTTCAGCTGCGGCCGTGGAGCCGAGGCGCCGGCGCGGCAGCTGGCGCTGAGCCTGGTCGAGAAGGCGGAGCGGCTGGCGGCTTGA